In Larimichthys crocea isolate SSNF chromosome XXII, L_crocea_2.0, whole genome shotgun sequence, the genomic stretch TGGATTATTAGATAAGATAAACAAGTCCAAAAATGGATGAAACTAATCAGAAGGGCGCATCATTTTGTTCCAGTAAACAGATGTTTGCCAGATACCAGGAAGCGCACAGACTTGTTTATAATTAGACTTAAGACGATCAAATGGCAGTTATTCCTTGGTTGGGCAGAGAACCACACCTTAGATCTGTTGTTTAAGACTTTGTGTTCGTCTAGTTTAGTTGTTTAATTAAGagtctgttgttttatttttgctgtccTGAATctaattattttgtgtgtgaaagtataaaataaaatgtaaaaacatttgttttggtttgaccATTCACTGAATTGAAAGTTATTAAGAAGTTAATTGTAATTTCAGGTCAGTAAGTGACTaaggattattttcattataaataAAGCTAAACTTATATTCTCtatgtattaaatatattaaagtcTGAAGTATGCAAAGAATGTTGCCACTTTTAAAACGATTTTGCAACTGTGTGAGCAGGCCataaacctttttaaaagaagGATGTGAACTTGGTTAACTactaactgtttttttttcttctctcgaGATGCCTTTCATAAAACCATTGAAACATTTGGAGGAATAGACATCCTGTGCAACAATGCCGGCATCTTGGATGAGAGTCAGTGGGAGAAAACTGTCTCCATAAACCTTGTAAGAAGTAGAAAGATCAACAAGCTGCATCTGGTTGGGATTATACCCATCAATTGTACTCAGCTGCACCGTTTCAACACAAGGGAAATTGCACCAcagcatgttttcatgttaCAGGAACTCTTTTGGGTGGAGAAATTATTTGAtttcctttgtttcattttatgacATCTGGGACACAAAGGACAGTCTGCAGCCAAAGTTTTCACGGACAGGAAAAGAGATTTCTGGTGTCAACTATATTCTGTGTTGTAGGTGGGTGTTATCAGGGTGGCATACCTGGCTCTGGAACAAATGAGCAAGTTGAGCGGAGGTCGGGGAGGAGTCATCATTAATACGGCATCCTTGGCAGGTGAAGCCCACAATGTACTGCATATGTGTTCGCCACAAAAGACAACTGCATTCTTTGCATTccttaagaaaaataaatatatttttttagtggATATTACATCCATGCCCTCACATTTTTCTGTTGCATGAAAATAAGACGACTTACACAGGAAATTTATGCACAACTAATTTTTTTAACCCGGTATTGCCCGATATAACCTACGTCCCCCACAGGTCTTGGCCCTCTACCAAGCTGTCCTGTCTATACAGCTACGAAGCACGGAGTGATCGGCTTCACCGAGCCATGGGGGTAAGGTTTTTACAAAATCAAGGGCCCTTCTTCCCAGTGTTTTCTTGTTGGCACTTTGTCTCGTTACGTTTCTCCTTGACATGTTCTGGATAACGAGTATCAACAGTATCTAATGTTAAGTAAAAAATTCAAGTgctaaaaaatgtttaaaaaaatttatattatatatatatatatatatatagattatatatatatatatattatatatatatatatatatctatatatatatttgtacagCATGTTTTTAAGATGAAGGAATAGCAAGTTTGCCAGGTATGTGTAGCAGGTTCCGTGAGCAAATATTTTAAAGTGCAGATGTTTGTTAAATTAGCGGTAAAAGGTGTAACGTGTAATGTAACACATAGAGCTAGTAAAATGTGATGATGGCTTTAGGTATGACCAGCCACCTGGAGCCACTGACTTATTCAATTGTTCGAGTAACAGTTTATGGCACAACACAGTACAACAGATACCGGCGTTTGATTccgttttcagtgaaaaaatcTANNNNNNNNNNNNNNNNNNNNNNNNNNNNNNTCACTGACGCGGAACATTATTTGTCACTTACAGCATACACCTACATGTGAAGTCAAGGAACATGTAGAAGGTTGCATAAAGTCTTTGAGTGCAAATGTGTCATGCCGTGCTTGGctaatatttatttcatgaaaacatATCATGAATATTATTCCACTTCTTTTCCCCCCCTAAAACTGTAAAGAATTGTTTCCATTCCATTGAACATTTAAACCAGACAAAGAAAATGACTCATGAGACCCCCCTCTACCACACACGGCATGTTTTGACTCGCTGGGTATGTCTTCCCTCCTGGTGGGCGGTGTTTAAGTGTCCATTAAAAACCACAGTCCGTTCTCTCGAGTCATTTTATGCAAGTATCCAGCTGACAGCCTCTGACTGAACTGCAGAAATGGCATTGAATGGCAAAATCGCAGTCGTGACTGGAGCAGCGAATGGAATAGGGAAAGCAATGACGGAGAAGCTCCTCCAAAACGGTGCAAAGGTAAAGATGCGGATACCAGTACAGATTGTGCATTCTTGCACCAGACaagcagacagtgacagagcaTGTAGTATATCTGATGTTCTTCTCCTGTGCAGGTAACCCTCATAGATGTTAATGAAACTGCAGGAAAGAATTTAATGGAAACCCTCCAGAAAGAGTATGGACAGGGGAAGACTCTGTTCATGAAGTGTGATGTTGAATCAGAGGAGCAGATCAAAGGTAACACACAAACTGTTAGCCCGCTCGTTCATTTGCATAGAGGAATTCTATAGCCGAATTATTCCTTAGTACgagtatttatttagcatcaggacatcaaaatattacatgtacatggacCTCTTTTGTTCAGCAAATCGCAGTCTGCAAGCACTTAGCTGCAACCAACTTCCAAAAAGAGCCCAACTTAAAATCTATACAAAGTTATAAAGTATGTGTGCCCATCTCATTGGTTCAAAAACTGTTGGGGAGCGGCCCTGGTTTAAACTTGGCTCTCCCTTGTTGGTGCACAGGTTGGTCCCAGCCTCTTGACACTCAGATGCTCCAATCGTCTTCAGCCAGTTTcctaaagaggaggaaaacctAAACTCCCCCTTCGATGTTCAGTTGTACCTAGTCATCGATCTGAGACATCTATCTTACAGTATGCCTCACATGATTAACTGCATACTGGACTTTTAGGGGGTTTGACTTTTGACCCTGACTGTATCTTGTCCCTCTTTTTTCAACTGGCTGATAATCAGTTTCATCAATGGATGAAATTATGTTCCAGTAAAGAGATGTTCACAGTGAGCTCACAGGCTTGTTTATAATTTGACTTAAGACGATCAAATGGCAGTTATTCCTTGGTTAGGTGGAGAAACACACCTTAGTTCTGTTGTTCAAGACTTTGCGTTCGTCTAGTTTAGTTGTTTAATTAAGAgtctcttgttttatttttgccgTCCTGAATctgattattttgtgtgtgaaagtataaaataaaatgtaaaaacatttgttttggtttgaccATTCACTGAATTGAAAGTTATTAAGAAGAGAGTTAATTGTAATTTTAGGTCAGTGAGTGACTaaggattattttcattataaataAAGCTACACTTATATTCTCtatgtattaaatatattaaagtcTGTAGTATGCAAAGAATGTTGCcacttttaaaaagattttgCAACTGTGTGAGCAGGCCataaacctttttaaaagaagaatgtGAATTTGGTTAACTactaactgtttttttttcttctctcgaGATGCCTTTCATAAAACCACTGAAACATTTGGAGGAATAGACATCCTGTGCAACAATGCCGGCATCTTGGATGAGACTCAGTGGGAGAAAACTGTCTCCATTAACCTCGTAAGAAGTAGAAAGATCAACAAGCTGCATCTAGTTGGGATTATACCCATCAATTGTACTCAGCTGTACCGTTTCAACACAAGGGAAATTGCACtacaacatgttttcatgttacaGGAAGATACATTATTTGGCTTCACTTAAATTTTGCAGGTTTTACACTCTTTTCCTTTGCTTCATTTTATGACATCTGGGACACAAAGGACAGTCTGCAGCCAAAGTTTTCACGGACAGGAAAAGAGATTTCTGGTGTCAACTATATTCTGTGTTGTAGGTGGGTGTTATCAGGGTGGCATACCTGGCTCTGGAACAAATGAGCAAGTTGAGCGGAGGTCGGGGAGGGGTCATCATTAATACGGCATCCATGGCAGGTGAAGCCCACAATGTA encodes the following:
- the zgc:56585 gene encoding 15-hydroxyprostaglandin dehydrogenase [NAD(+)] isoform X1; this translates as MALNGKIAVVTGAANGIGKAMTEKLLQNGAKVTLIDVNETAGKNLMETLQKEYGQGKTLFMKCDVESEEQIKDAFHKTTETFGGIDILCNNAGILDETQWEKTVSINLVGVIRVAYLALEQMSKLSGGRGGVIINTASMAGLGPLPSCPVYTATKHGVIGFTRAMGAASAVSGYGVRINAICPGFVQTDQFSSIPSKLGKLSHMADSNQQLIEKLGILTVSELTDSFLELVTDETKNGEALLVVPTRKQYVTFPGFP